GCGCCGGCCGCCGCGCGGCCATTCTACTCCCGCGAATTCAGGCGCCGTCGCGCGACGCTCGTCATTCCGAGACGAAGCAGTACGGCCCCGCCGCGGTCGCGGCGTGGTGCTCGGCCACCGACAGGAACGCGCGCACCGCGTGCGACGGCTCGCCGTCCTTGCGCAGGACGACGCGCAGGTGCCGCTCGAGCGCGAGCTCGGCGACCGGCACGCGCACCAGCGCGCCTCGCGCCAGTTCGTCCTCGACGGAGATGCCCGGCAGCAGCGCCACGCCGTGCCCCAACGCCACGAAGCGCTTGATGGCGTCGATGGTCGGCATCTCCACCGGCATCTGCAGGGTGACGCGGTGCCGCCGGAACGCCTCGACCACGCGCTCGCGGTAGGGCGACGCGACGTGATGCGCCACGAAGGACTCCGAGCCAAGCATCGTGATGCTGACTTCGGTCCGGCGCGCCAGCGGGTGCGCCGGCG
The DNA window shown above is from Vicinamibacterales bacterium and carries:
- a CDS encoding LysR family transcriptional regulator substrate-binding protein, with the protein product TLASRVPANVLDYAVDFGITTYRPVEPGLRSVIVYKDELVFVVPPAHPLARRTEVSITMLGSESFVAHHVASPYRERVVEAFRRHRVTLQMPVEMPTIDAIKRFVALGHGVALLPGISVEDELARGALVRVPVAELALERHLRVVLRKDGEPSHAVRAFLSVAEHHAATAAGPYCFVSE